A single window of Leptolyngbya ohadii IS1 DNA harbors:
- the hflX gene encoding GTPase HflX has protein sequence MPIETIYGQLQGLKPSQLKQLQRLYHQRLPGDRLTTPEFAQRLAAISTEISQPVCTYINRRGQVIRVGVGTVRQTQIPLLELPRYGAERLSGIRCVTTQLKPESPSESTLTAMALQRLDALVMLVLSGGGFERRGGGATGYVKEAYLAHLVPHPEARWTVSPPLSLESVAQQDFIDLTEGLEEEFRRDYVAQQVAAGHDRVLLVGLMTEGINAKQFRDRLTEVARLIETAGGEVLEVLHQRRSSPHPQTVVGEGKVQEIALAAQTVGANLVVFDRDLSPAQVRNLEMQVGVRVVDRTEVILDIFAQRAQSGAGKLQVELAQLEYMMPRLSGRGRAMSRLGGGIGTRGPGETKLETERRAIQRRISRLQQEVNQLQAHRSRLRQQRQHQEVPSIAIVGYTNAGKSTLLNALTNSEVYTADQLFATLDPTTRRLVITDPHSHRSQAIVLTDTVGFIHDLPPSLVDAFRATLEEVTEADAMLHVVDLSHPDWQGQIRSVMKILAQMPITPGPALLAFNKIDQVDGETLAFAQEEYPQAVFISAGERLGLETLRMRLAQLVSYAVASRQFKDS, from the coding sequence GTGCCTATCGAAACGATCTACGGACAGCTTCAAGGTTTGAAGCCCAGTCAACTCAAGCAACTTCAGCGACTCTACCATCAGCGGCTTCCTGGCGATCGGCTGACGACGCCGGAGTTTGCCCAGCGACTAGCCGCCATTAGCACGGAGATCAGTCAGCCCGTTTGCACCTACATTAATCGGCGCGGACAGGTGATTCGGGTGGGAGTGGGCACGGTGCGGCAAACCCAGATTCCACTGCTGGAGCTACCCCGCTACGGCGCAGAACGGTTAAGCGGCATTCGCTGTGTGACGACTCAACTTAAACCAGAATCGCCCAGCGAGTCTACCCTCACGGCAATGGCACTGCAACGGCTGGATGCACTGGTGATGCTCGTACTGTCTGGCGGGGGCTTTGAACGCAGGGGCGGGGGCGCGACCGGGTACGTCAAAGAGGCGTATCTGGCTCACTTAGTGCCTCATCCCGAAGCCCGCTGGACGGTTTCACCTCCGCTTAGTTTGGAGAGCGTTGCCCAGCAGGATTTTATTGACCTCACGGAGGGTCTGGAGGAGGAATTTCGGCGGGATTATGTGGCGCAGCAGGTTGCTGCTGGACACGATCGCGTCTTGCTCGTCGGCTTAATGACGGAAGGCATCAACGCCAAACAGTTTCGCGATCGCCTGACAGAAGTGGCGCGACTGATTGAAACCGCAGGGGGGGAAGTGCTGGAAGTTCTGCATCAGCGGCGCAGCAGTCCTCATCCGCAAACGGTGGTTGGCGAAGGTAAAGTCCAGGAGATTGCGCTGGCGGCTCAAACCGTAGGGGCAAATCTGGTGGTGTTTGATCGCGATCTGTCTCCGGCACAGGTTCGCAATTTAGAAATGCAGGTTGGCGTGCGGGTCGTCGATCGCACCGAAGTCATTCTGGACATCTTTGCTCAGCGGGCACAGTCCGGCGCGGGTAAGCTCCAGGTCGAACTGGCACAGCTTGAATATATGATGCCTAGGCTGAGCGGTCGGGGGCGGGCAATGTCTCGACTGGGGGGCGGAATTGGAACGAGAGGTCCGGGGGAAACGAAGCTAGAAACGGAGCGGCGAGCGATTCAGCGGCGAATTTCCCGGCTGCAACAGGAGGTTAACCAGCTTCAGGCACACCGATCGCGTCTGCGGCAGCAGCGACAGCATCAGGAAGTTCCCTCGATTGCGATCGTCGGCTACACGAATGCCGGAAAATCGACGCTGCTAAACGCCCTGACCAATTCGGAGGTTTACACGGCAGACCAGCTTTTTGCCACGCTTGACCCCACGACGCGTCGCCTGGTGATTACCGATCCGCACAGCCACCGATCGCAGGCGATCGTCCTGACTGATACGGTGGGATTTATTCACGATCTACCGCCCTCCCTGGTGGATGCCTTTCGCGCCACGCTGGAGGAAGTCACCGAAGCCGATGCGATGCTGCACGTCGTTGATCTCTCCCACCCCGACTGGCAGGGTCAGATTCGATCGGTAATGAAAATTCTGGCGCAGATGCCCATTACTCCCGGTCCAGCGCTGCTGGCGTTCAACAAAATCGATCAGGTGGATGGGGAAACCCTTGCCTTTGCCCAGGAGGAATACCCACAGGCAGTATTTATCTCAGCGGGCGAGCGTCTGGGTCTGGAAACTTTGAGAATGCGGCTGGCGCAGCTTGTTTCCTACGCGGTTGCCTCCCGGCAGTTCAAGGACAGCTAG
- a CDS encoding amylo-alpha-1,6-glucosidase: MNIGFGREICGDLDLAASREWLVTNGIGGYASGTVAGMLTRRYHGLLVAALNPPLARTLLLTKLEEIVHYDRQVFTLSTDRWSDGHVDPQGYRYLEHFALNDTVPTWRYACGDALLEKRVWMQYGANTTYIQYELVRSSQPLALMLKSFVNYRDYHGTTRSLHWQMDISRVDRGLCILAYDQAVPFFLLSDRAEVITLHEWYYNFFLAQERYRGLSDREDHLHAATFHITLHPGETVTIVASTDPHASLNGTAALKLRQTYEQRLLSLWKSNRPITPQGELRNVSGSVSTKEAPPWISRLVLAADQFIVNRSVTRLPLCERVNILEEPADAGAAPEQEVLHGKTILAGYPWFSDWGRDTMISLPGLTLTTGRSDVARSILRIFASYVSQGMLPNRFPDVGEEPEYNTVDASLWYFEAIQQYYLATQDDDLLAELFPVLAEMIDWHCRGTRYNIHLDPADGLLYAGTPDTQLTWMDVKVGDWVVTPRQGKPIEVNALWYNALRAIGKIARHLGKPYQEYDAIADRTLARFDRFWNADRGYCYDVLDSPDGNDPSLRPNQIFAVSLPESPLTEAQQRCVVDVCGRSLLTSHGLRSLAPDHPDYQGSYGGAPQQRDGAYHQGTVWGWLLGPFVLAHLRVYRNPVQARQFLEPMANHLLSHGIGSLSEIFDGDPPFTPRGCFAQAWTVAEVLRAWAALEKMD; encoded by the coding sequence ATGAATATTGGATTTGGGCGAGAGATCTGCGGCGATCTCGACCTTGCGGCATCGCGGGAATGGTTGGTGACAAATGGAATTGGCGGATATGCGTCTGGAACAGTTGCCGGAATGCTGACCCGTCGCTATCACGGTTTGCTGGTTGCCGCACTCAACCCACCCCTCGCCCGTACCCTGCTCCTGACCAAACTGGAGGAGATTGTTCACTACGATCGTCAGGTTTTTACCCTCAGTACCGATCGCTGGAGTGATGGTCACGTCGATCCCCAGGGCTACCGTTATCTGGAACATTTTGCGCTAAACGATACGGTTCCGACCTGGCGATATGCCTGCGGGGATGCCCTGCTGGAAAAGCGGGTGTGGATGCAGTACGGAGCTAATACCACCTACATTCAGTACGAACTGGTGCGATCGAGTCAGCCCCTTGCCCTGATGCTCAAATCCTTTGTGAACTATCGGGACTACCACGGCACAACCCGCAGCCTGCACTGGCAAATGGACATCAGCCGGGTCGATCGAGGTTTGTGCATTCTGGCTTACGACCAGGCAGTTCCGTTTTTCCTGCTGAGTGACCGGGCAGAGGTCATTACGCTGCATGAGTGGTACTACAACTTCTTTCTCGCCCAGGAACGGTATCGGGGACTGAGCGATCGGGAGGATCATCTCCATGCAGCAACGTTTCATATCACTCTCCATCCCGGTGAAACAGTGACGATCGTTGCCAGTACCGATCCCCATGCCAGCCTCAACGGGACAGCAGCGCTTAAACTGCGGCAAACCTACGAACAGCGATTGCTGAGCCTCTGGAAGAGTAACCGCCCGATTACCCCCCAGGGAGAACTGCGAAATGTTTCGGGAAGTGTTTCGACAAAGGAAGCACCGCCCTGGATCAGCCGTCTGGTGCTGGCAGCTGATCAGTTCATTGTGAATCGATCGGTGACGCGATTGCCCCTCTGCGAAAGAGTGAATATTCTGGAAGAACCAGCGGATGCGGGAGCGGCTCCCGAACAAGAAGTGCTGCACGGCAAGACCATCCTGGCGGGATATCCCTGGTTTAGTGACTGGGGACGGGATACGATGATTAGCCTGCCCGGACTCACCCTCACGACAGGACGATCGGATGTCGCGCGATCGATTCTGCGAATTTTTGCCTCCTACGTCAGTCAGGGGATGCTGCCCAACCGATTTCCTGATGTGGGGGAGGAGCCAGAGTACAATACCGTCGATGCATCGCTCTGGTACTTTGAAGCCATTCAGCAGTATTACCTGGCAACCCAGGATGATGATTTGCTGGCGGAGCTGTTTCCCGTCCTCGCGGAAATGATTGACTGGCACTGTCGCGGTACCCGTTACAACATCCATCTTGATCCGGCAGATGGTTTACTCTATGCAGGCACTCCAGATACCCAGCTCACCTGGATGGATGTTAAAGTCGGCGATTGGGTCGTCACCCCCCGCCAGGGTAAGCCGATCGAAGTCAATGCCCTGTGGTACAACGCTCTTCGCGCCATTGGTAAAATTGCCCGTCACTTAGGCAAGCCCTATCAGGAATACGATGCCATTGCCGATCGCACCCTGGCTCGCTTCGATCGATTCTGGAACGCCGATCGGGGCTACTGCTATGACGTGCTGGATTCGCCGGATGGCAACGATCCGTCCCTGCGTCCGAACCAGATCTTTGCCGTTTCGCTGCCGGAAAGTCCCCTCACCGAGGCACAACAGCGCTGCGTGGTTGATGTCTGTGGGCGATCGCTCCTCACCTCCCACGGACTGCGATCGCTGGCTCCCGATCACCCTGACTATCAGGGAAGTTATGGCGGTGCCCCTCAGCAACGGGACGGAGCCTATCATCAGGGAACGGTTTGGGGCTGGCTGTTGGGACCATTTGTCTTGGCACATCTGCGGGTCTATCGTAATCCGGTGCAGGCGCGGCAGTTTCTTGAACCGATGGCAAATCATCTGCTGTCCCACGGGATTGGCAGCCTCAGCGAAATCTTTGACGGCGACCCGCCCTTTACGCCGCGAGGCTGTTTTGCTCAAGCCTGGACGGTGGCAGAAGTGCTGCGAGCCTGGGCAGCGCTCGAGAAAATGGACTGA
- a CDS encoding pantothenate kinase: MNSSEWLALAIGNSRLHWAWFRKGAIVTAWDSPHSPPEFATLEFACQKANLTPEVDLADLPLYIASVVPAQTELWLNQPRSTLLTLDAIPFQGLYPTLGIDRALALWGAAVRYGLPALAIDGGTALTFSGANAQQEFIGGAILPGLGLQRRSLSDQTAALPFVKSNDAPPRWAKSTAEAIQSGIFYTALAGIREFVQDWRQQFGKGAIVLTGGDAELLMDGLTTQYPELLEALSIDSHLIFWGMQAIVERS, encoded by the coding sequence ATGAATTCATCGGAATGGCTTGCCCTGGCGATCGGCAATTCCCGGCTGCACTGGGCTTGGTTTCGCAAGGGGGCGATCGTCACAGCCTGGGATAGTCCCCATTCTCCACCAGAATTTGCCACGCTGGAGTTTGCCTGCCAGAAGGCAAACCTGACACCAGAGGTAGATTTGGCTGATCTGCCGCTCTACATTGCTTCTGTTGTGCCTGCCCAGACTGAACTCTGGCTAAATCAGCCGCGATCGACGCTGCTCACCCTCGATGCCATTCCGTTTCAAGGACTTTATCCTACCCTGGGAATCGATCGTGCCCTTGCCCTCTGGGGAGCAGCCGTTCGCTATGGTTTGCCCGCACTGGCGATCGATGGCGGCACTGCCCTCACTTTCTCCGGTGCCAATGCTCAACAGGAATTTATTGGCGGTGCGATTTTACCTGGACTAGGACTACAACGCCGATCGCTCTCTGACCAGACTGCTGCCCTACCCTTTGTCAAATCCAATGATGCGCCTCCTCGCTGGGCAAAATCTACCGCAGAGGCAATCCAGAGTGGCATTTTCTACACGGCACTGGCAGGAATTCGAGAGTTTGTGCAGGACTGGCGGCAGCAATTTGGCAAAGGGGCGATCGTCCTGACAGGAGGGGATGCGGAGCTGTTAATGGATGGCTTAACAACTCAATATCCAGAACTATTGGAAGCACTCTCGATTGATTCCCATCTAATCTTTTGGGGAATGCAGGCGATCGTGGAGCGGAGTTGA
- a CDS encoding long-chain acyl-[acyl-carrier-protein] reductase, translating to MFGLIGHLTSLEHAQSVARELGYPEYADQGLDFWCSAPPQIVDTIKVTSATGQQIEGRYVESCFLPEMLATRRIKAATRKIINAMAHAQKHGINITALGGFSSIIFENFNLQQISQVRNVKLEFDRFTTGNTHTAYIICRQVEQASRQLGIELSKATVAVCGATGDIGSAVCRWLDARTDVAELLLIARNQERLQALQDELGRGKILSLDEALPQADIIVWVASMPKGVEIDPTTLKQPCLLIDGGYPKNLGMKVQHPGVHVLNGGIVEHSLDIDWRIMSIVNMDVPARQLFACFAESMLLEFEKLYTNFSWGRNQITLEKMDLIGQVSVKHGFRPLLPALS from the coding sequence ATGTTTGGATTAATTGGTCATCTGACAAGCTTAGAACACGCCCAATCGGTTGCACGAGAGCTGGGCTATCCCGAATACGCCGACCAGGGGCTAGACTTCTGGTGCAGCGCTCCTCCCCAGATCGTAGATACCATCAAAGTGACCAGCGCGACTGGACAGCAAATTGAAGGTCGCTACGTGGAATCCTGCTTCTTGCCGGAAATGCTGGCAACTCGGCGAATCAAGGCAGCGACACGCAAAATTATCAACGCGATGGCGCACGCCCAGAAGCACGGCATCAACATCACGGCGCTGGGTGGTTTTTCTTCGATTATTTTCGAAAATTTCAACTTGCAGCAAATTTCCCAGGTGCGGAACGTCAAGCTAGAGTTTGACCGATTCACGACGGGCAATACCCACACGGCTTATATTATTTGCCGACAGGTCGAGCAGGCTTCCAGGCAGCTTGGCATTGAACTATCGAAGGCAACGGTGGCGGTGTGTGGCGCAACGGGGGATATTGGCAGTGCGGTTTGTCGCTGGCTCGATGCCCGGACGGATGTGGCGGAACTGCTGCTGATCGCTCGTAATCAGGAACGGCTTCAGGCACTCCAGGATGAACTGGGACGCGGCAAAATCCTGAGCCTGGACGAGGCACTGCCCCAGGCAGATATTATCGTTTGGGTTGCCAGTATGCCGAAGGGCGTAGAAATTGATCCCACGACACTGAAGCAGCCCTGCCTCCTGATTGATGGCGGCTATCCCAAGAATCTGGGCATGAAAGTTCAGCATCCCGGCGTGCATGTGCTGAATGGCGGCATTGTGGAGCATTCGCTCGATATCGACTGGCGGATCATGAGCATCGTAAATATGGACGTTCCTGCCCGTCAGCTTTTTGCTTGCTTTGCAGAATCGATGCTGCTGGAGTTCGAGAAGCTGTACACCAATTTCTCTTGGGGACGCAATCAAATCACCCTGGAAAAAATGGATCTGATCGGTCAAGTCTCGGTGAAACACGGCTTTCGCCCGCTGCTGCCCGCTCTGAGCTAG